The Stigmatella aurantiaca DW4/3-1 genome contains the following window.
GGAGACCGGACAGCTCGATCGGATCGGCACCACGCCGCTGCCCGCCAAGGTGTTCCCCGGCGGCATGCAGCAGATCATCCAGCGGCGGCTGGGCAAGCTGAACCCCGCCGCCATCGAGCTGCTCCGGCTGGCCGCCGTCATCGGGCGTCAGATCGACGTGAAGGTCCTGCGCGCCTGCGCCTCCCCCCTTCACCTCAATACCTGGCTGAGTGAGTGCGCGAGCGCCGCCGTGCTGGAGCCCTTCGAGGGCCAGTGGCGCTTCACGCACGACAAGCTGCGCGAAGGGGTGCTGGCGAATCTGCCCGCGCTCGCCGAGCCGCTGCTGCACCGGCGAGCCGCGGAGGCCATCGAGGCCGTCTATCCGGAGGCGGTTGGATGGGCCACCGCGCTGGCGCTCCACTGGGGCAAGGCGGGGGATCTGGAGAAGGAGGCGCGCTGGTCTCAGCAGGCCGGCGAGCAGGCCCTCGCGGCCTACTCCTGCATGGAGGCCATCCAGTACCTGGAGCGGGCACTGGCGCTCAGGACGCCCCCAGAGGGAGAGGCCCTGCACCTGTCCCCGCAGCAAAGCTACGCGCTGGGCCGCATCGAGGCGCTGCTGGCGGAGGCCTCGTTTCAGCTCGGAGACACGGCGCGTTGCTGCGCGCATGCCGAGAGCGCCTTGCTCTATTTCGACCGGCACGCATCCGCCGGAGAGGCGGGCTGGAGTGAAGGCGCCATGGCGCAGATCATCCAGCGCATGGCCCTGCCCGTGCTCCCCAAGGGCTTCGACCTGGGGGCCATCGAGTCCAGCAAGCCCCCCATCGAGGCGGGGCGGTTGCTGCTGCGCCTCACGGAGATCTTCATCTACGCCCAGGACTTCCCGCGCCTGCTCTGGTCCGGGATGCGCATGCTCAGCCTCTATGAGCCGCTGGGCCCTTCTCCAGAGCTCGCACGAGGCTATGCGCTGATGGCCGTGGTGGCCTCCAGCATTCCCCAGACGCGCCACGTCGCCGAGGCATGGCTCAGCCGCGCGTTGGACATGGTCGAAAAGCTGGGCACCCCTGTCGACGTGGCGTTCGTGCTGGTCCGACGCTCCGTCTGCGGACTGCCCCTGGGACGCTGGCAGGAGCTCGAGGAGTGGCTCCAGCGAGCCCTCTCCCTCGCCTCTCAGCTGGGAGACTTCCGGCAGGTGGAGGAGGCCTCCGGGATGTTCGCCATCGCGTGCTTCTACAATGGCCAGTACCTGCTCGCGATCGATCTGACGAATCAGATGCAAGCGTCCGCGCACCGCCGAGGCGCGGTGCAGACCCAGCACTGGGGGGCGATGATCCGCGTGGGCCCCCTGCTGCGCCTGGGCCGCTACGAGCAGGCGGTGGCCAACATGGAGCCCGAGGTTCCCTGGTTCGAGACGAGCGCGGGCACCTCGGAGCGGATCATGGGCGTGGGCTCGCTCGCGCTGGCCTACCTGCGGATGGGTGACACCGCGCGCGCCCTCGAGACGGCGGCCCGGACGCTGGAGACGTTGCACACCCTCAAGCCCGTGGCGTACTGGCTCCAGAGCGGCATCGCCTCGATCGCCGAGGTGTACTTCACGCTCTGGGAGCAGGCCTCCGCCCTCCCGGCTGCCGAGCAAGAGGTGCTGGCCCAGGGCGCGAAGGCCGCGCGGCGGAGCCTGGACACCTTCTCGCAAACCTTCCCCTTCGCCCAGGCCTCCGCGTGGCTGTACCGCGGGAGTGAGGCCTGGCTGTCGGGCCACCCCGACGAGGCCCGGCACGCCTGGAACGAGGCTCTGGCGGCCGCGCAGCGGTTCTCCACGCCCTTCGAGGAAGGACAGGCCCACTTCGAGTTGGGCCGCCACCTGGCGGTGCAGGATGCCGCACGGCGAAGCCACCTGCTCCGCGCCCGGGAGCTCTTCTCCGTCCTGGGTGCCGCAGGCGAGATCAGCCGGGTCCAGCGGGAGCTCGATCGCGCATGAACGTCCAGGATCTCAGCCAGATCGTCTGCCCCGATTGCAGGAGCGGGCTTGCGTGGAACGGGCGGCTGAGCCAAGGACACCTCTCCCGGGGCACGTTGACCTGTGAGCGCTGCAGCATGCGCTGGCCAGTGGCCGAGGGCCTGCCCCGGCTCTACCGCGAAGCGCAGGTGCGCGGCACCGACCGCTTGATGCGCGTCATCTACGACGGGCTGCCCTCGCTGCATGATCCGATGACCTTCTTGCTGACCCCCGTGCTCCAGGCCACCACCGAGGCCCGGCTGCGCGAGGGGTACCTGCCCCGCCTCGAGCTGCGCTCCTTGCGCCCCCGCCCGGACGGACAGCCCCTCCGCCTCCTGGAGGTTGGCATCGGCTCGGGCGCCAACCTCCCCCTCATCGAGCGGGAGCTGCCGCCGGGACTCGACGTCGAGCTGTGGGGGATGGATCTCAGCCGGGGGATGCTCACCGAGTGCCGCAAGCGCATCACCAAGAAGGGCCACCGGGAGGTGCGCCTGCTCATGGGGGATGCCCACACCCTTCCCTTCGCGAACCATTCCTTTGACCGGGTGTTCGAGATCGGCGGCGTGGGCGGGTACCACAATCCCCGGCTCGCCCTCGCGGAGATGGCCCGGGTGGCCCGGCCAGGCACCCCCATCGTGGTGGTGGACGAGCAGCTCGACCCCAGCCGCCCCCACTCCCTGGCCACGCGGGCGGCGTTCCGGCTGCTCACCTTCTATACCCGGGACGCCCACTGCCCGCAGGAGCTGCTGCCGCCCCAGGCCTCGGATGTGCTCGCGGAGCAGATCACCCGCTTCTACTACTGCCTGACCTTCCGGATGCGAGACGAGCGCCCGCTCACCGCCGTGGGTTGAGCAGCAGATCCAACAGCCGCAGCGTCATGCCCCCCGTGAAATCGATGGTGGCGCCATTGAACCACGCGGCCTCCTCTCCCAGGAGCACGGGGACGAAGCGCGCCACCTCCTCCACCGTGCACATCCTGCCCACCGGGTTCATCTTCTGGTGCGTGCTTTCCAGGTGCGCCAAGGCCTCCGGCGAGTAGACATGCTGGACGGCGGGCGTCATCACCGTGCCGAACTTGAGCAGGTTCACCCGGTGCCCGCGGGGACCCAGCTCCACGGCCAGGTGGCGGACATAGATTTCCAGCGCCGCCTTGGCGGCGGTGATGGCGACCGTGTTGTACAGGTGTGACTCGGTGAGGGGATTGGTCAGCCCCAGGAGCAGCGCTTCGGGTGCGAGCAGATCCCTGGCCACCAGCGCCTGCGCCCAGTAGACGAACGAGTGGGCCATGGCATGGAAGGTGCGTTCAATCTGCCGGTGGTGCAGTTGGTCCTGCTCCCCCGAGACGAGGCGCCCCAGCGAGCCACTGGCCAGCGAATGAACGAAGAGCTTCACGCTCCGGGGACCGGCGTGGGCCAGCACCGCCTCGGCGCCCTTGACCGCCCCCTCGGGCGAGCCCGCGTCCGCCTGGTGCATCACGAGGCGGCGGCCGGTCTGGGCGATCTCCTGTTCCAGCCGGGCCGCTTGTTCGAGGTACCGGCCCCGGTGCACGCCAAACACGTCAAAGCCCCGCGACCGGGCCATCTCCAGGGCGATGGCGGCCCCCGTGCCCGAGGAGGCCCCCAGGATGACGGCCCAGGGTCTGGTGCTCATGACGCCTCCCGCCGCGGGGCACGGGCCCGATCCAGCAGTGCCTGCACGATGCCGCGAACCTCGTGGTGGATGTGGCGCAGCGCCTGCCGGTCCCCTGGATCCACCCTGCCCTCCAGGTGCCGGGTAAAGGGCGCCCCCACGTACTGGGTCATCTTCACGGGAAAGGGGAGCGAGAACGGCCAGACCCCTGTCGCCCCCAGGCCCAGCCAGAGCGGCAGCTGCGCGGGGGCGTGGAGGCGCTTTCCGAGCGCATGGCCATCGTTGAGGCCGACATAGGCATCGTCCACCCCATTGCCCGCCACGGGAACAATGGGCAAGCCGTACTTGATGGCCATCCGCAGGTAGCCGGTCCGCTCGCCCCAGTCGACCTGGTACCGGTGGCGGAAGCTCCGGCACCCCTCCCGGGTTCCCCCCGGCTGGACGAGGATGTGCTCACCTCGCG
Protein-coding sequences here:
- a CDS encoding ATP-binding protein, which gives rise to MQSGNARDIEAPPPGSAEIVGRRYHIMEVVGRGGMGTVYQAKDRLAGVVALKRLHRSVEEIAHTTQRRLATKDSHPDIALGLADEFKVLTSLHHPHVISVLDYGFDDQQRPYYTMDLLTGARTITEAGKNQPHEVRVRLLAQVLQALAYMHRWGVIHRDLKPANVLVVESQVKVLDFGLALAREGMDQRRTVGSPGFVAPELFENRAASAASDLYSLGMIAYRLFAMPSSLGKSAGLPPDFDESPIGKFLQKLSAQNPFERFASAEEALSALTEATGQQIPTETQATRESFLQGARLVGREREQAWMEQLLDQTLTDRGSAWLVGGESGVGKSRLLDELRTLALVRRAVAVRGQAVSSGGSLYHEWRAVLRWLVVETQPTDHEAAVLHPLVEDMEVLLGRPVLAIPDLEPEAAQGRLFAVVEDLFRRVPRPTVLILEDLQWTHAESLRLLTRIASLARHLPLLILASFRDDERPGLPSELPMMDVLRLPRLRADAIAVLTESMIGPAGRSPQLVEMLRRETEGNPFFLVEVVRALAEETGQLDRIGTTPLPAKVFPGGMQQIIQRRLGKLNPAAIELLRLAAVIGRQIDVKVLRACASPLHLNTWLSECASAAVLEPFEGQWRFTHDKLREGVLANLPALAEPLLHRRAAEAIEAVYPEAVGWATALALHWGKAGDLEKEARWSQQAGEQALAAYSCMEAIQYLERALALRTPPEGEALHLSPQQSYALGRIEALLAEASFQLGDTARCCAHAESALLYFDRHASAGEAGWSEGAMAQIIQRMALPVLPKGFDLGAIESSKPPIEAGRLLLRLTEIFIYAQDFPRLLWSGMRMLSLYEPLGPSPELARGYALMAVVASSIPQTRHVAEAWLSRALDMVEKLGTPVDVAFVLVRRSVCGLPLGRWQELEEWLQRALSLASQLGDFRQVEEASGMFAIACFYNGQYLLAIDLTNQMQASAHRRGAVQTQHWGAMIRVGPLLRLGRYEQAVANMEPEVPWFETSAGTSERIMGVGSLALAYLRMGDTARALETAARTLETLHTLKPVAYWLQSGIASIAEVYFTLWEQASALPAAEQEVLAQGAKAARRSLDTFSQTFPFAQASAWLYRGSEAWLSGHPDEARHAWNEALAAAQRFSTPFEEGQAHFELGRHLAVQDAARRSHLLRARELFSVLGAAGEISRVQRELDRA
- a CDS encoding methyltransferase domain-containing protein — translated: MNVQDLSQIVCPDCRSGLAWNGRLSQGHLSRGTLTCERCSMRWPVAEGLPRLYREAQVRGTDRLMRVIYDGLPSLHDPMTFLLTPVLQATTEARLREGYLPRLELRSLRPRPDGQPLRLLEVGIGSGANLPLIERELPPGLDVELWGMDLSRGMLTECRKRITKKGHREVRLLMGDAHTLPFANHSFDRVFEIGGVGGYHNPRLALAEMARVARPGTPIVVVDEQLDPSRPHSLATRAAFRLLTFYTRDAHCPQELLPPQASDVLAEQITRFYYCLTFRMRDERPLTAVG
- a CDS encoding SDR family NAD(P)-dependent oxidoreductase, coding for MSTRPWAVILGASSGTGAAIALEMARSRGFDVFGVHRGRYLEQAARLEQEIAQTGRRLVMHQADAGSPEGAVKGAEAVLAHAGPRSVKLFVHSLASGSLGRLVSGEQDQLHHRQIERTFHAMAHSFVYWAQALVARDLLAPEALLLGLTNPLTESHLYNTVAITAAKAALEIYVRHLAVELGPRGHRVNLLKFGTVMTPAVQHVYSPEALAHLESTHQKMNPVGRMCTVEEVARFVPVLLGEEAAWFNGATIDFTGGMTLRLLDLLLNPRR
- a CDS encoding lysophospholipid acyltransferase family protein, translated to MRHAEGAPLAAWLAGFRALRVWHRYEAVGLETLLAPGAKLIVGYHGRPLAFDQCMLTVELYERLGYLPHGIIHGAFKANRLMQWWIDGLGFVTGDGPELAEVVARGEHILVQPGGTREGCRSFRHRYQVDWGERTGYLRMAIKYGLPIVPVAGNGVDDAYVGLNDGHALGKRLHAPAQLPLWLGLGATGVWPFSLPFPVKMTQYVGAPFTRHLEGRVDPGDRQALRHIHHEVRGIVQALLDRARAPRREAS